The proteins below come from a single Phalacrocorax aristotelis chromosome 24, bGulAri2.1, whole genome shotgun sequence genomic window:
- the LOC142048130 gene encoding G protein-coupled receptor kinase 5-like: protein MELENIVANTVLLKAREGGGGKRKGRSKKWREILRFPHISQCDELRKGLEPDYGSLCQKQPIGRLLFRQFCEMRPELLRCIRFLDAVADYELSPDEKRKEMGEEIIRRFLKQESPDFLPEVGQPHASRCLQDLQKSPCKDLFSSCLRPLHEYLSGDPFADYQDSMYFDRFLQWKYLERQSVTKDTFRQYRILGKGGFGEVCACQVRATGKMYACKKLEKKRIKKRKGEAMALNEKQILEKVNSRFVVSLAYAYETKDALCLVLTIMNGGDLKFHIYNMGNPGFEDERVVFYAAEICCGLQHLHQEGIVYRDLKPENILLDDDGHIRISDLGLAIKIPEGETIRGRVGTVGYMAPEVINNERYTFSPDWWGLGCLVYEMIEGQSPFRARKERVKREEVEKRVQEDQELYSDKFSEDARAICKMLLAKDPKQRLGCRADGAAEVKRHPFFRTINFKRLEAGIMTPSFVPDPRAVYCKDVLDIEQFSTVKGVNLDQTDNDFYAKFATGSVSIPWQNEMIETECFKDLNVFGPNGTRSPDLDWRQLPEPPKRSLLQRLFRRHPAEYTIGTTIHPPNAAAVNSHPPAANSACRAPATAPAPS, encoded by the exons aTGGAGCTGGAGAACATCGTGGCCAACACCGTCCTGCTCAAGGCCCGCGAAG GAGGTGGTGGCAAGCGGAAAGGCAGGAGCAAGAAGTGGAGGGAGATCCTCCGGTTCCCGCACATCAGCCAGTGCGATGAGCTGCGGAAGGGCCTGG AGCCGGACTACGGCAGCCTGTGCCAGAAGCAGCCCATCGGCCGGCTGCTCTTCCGGCAGTTCTGCGAGATGCGGCCGGAGCTCCTGCGCTGCATCCGCTTCCTGGACGCCGTG GCGGACTACGAGCTCTCCCCGGATGAGAAGCGGAAGGAGATGGGGGAGGAGATTATCCGTCGGTTCCTCAAGCAGGAG TCCCCAGATTTCCTCCCCGAGGTCGGCCAGCCCCACGCGAGCCGGTGCCTGCAGGACCTGCAGAAGAGCCCCTGCAAGGACCtcttcagcagctgcctgcG ccccctgcaTGAGTACCTGAGTGGGGACCCCTTTGCCGACTACCAGGACAGCATGTATTTCGACCGGTTCCTGCAGTGGAAGTACTTGGAGAG GCAGTCGGTCACCAAGGACACATTCCGGCAGTACCGGATCCTGGGCAAGGGCGGTTTCGGAGAG GTGTGTGCCTGTCAGGTGCGGGCCACGGGGAAGATGTACGCCTGCAAGAAGCTGGAGAAGAAGCGGATCAAGAAGCGGAAAGGGGAGGCGATGGCACTGAATGAGAAGCAGATCCTGGAGAAGGTCAACAGCCGGTTCGTG GTGAGCCTGGCGTACGCCTACGAGACGAAGGACGCGCTCTGCCTGGTGCTGACCATCATGAACGGCGGCGACCTCAAGTTCCACATCTACAACATGGGCAACCCCGGCTTCGAGGATGAGCGCGTGGTCTTCTACGCGGCGGAGATCTGCTGCGGGCTCCAGCACCTGCACCAGGAGGGCATCGTCTACCG GGACCTGAAGCCAGAGAACATCCTGCTGGATGATGATG gccaCATCAGGATCTCTGACCTGGGGCTGGCTATCAAGATTCCTGAAGGCGAGACCATCCGGGGCCGCGTGGGCACTGTCGGCTACATGG CCCCGGAGGTGATCAACAACGAGCGGTACACCTTCAGCCCCGACTGGTGGGGCCTGGGCTGCCTGGTGTACGAGATGATCGAGGGGCAGTCGCCCTTCCGCGCCCGCAAGGAGCGGGTGAAgcgggaggaggtggagaagcGGGTGCAGGAGGACCAGGAGCTGTACTCGGACAAGTTCAGTGAGGATGCTCGGGCCATCTGCAAGATG ctcctggccAAGGACCCCAAGCAGCggctgggctgcagggctgaCGGGGCGGCCGAGGTGAAGCGCCATCCCTTCTTCAGGACCATCAACTTCAAGCGCCTGGAGGCCGGTATCATGACGCCGTCCTTCGTGCCGGAC ccccgggcGGTTTATTGCAAGGATGTGCTGGACATCGAGCAGTTCTCAACCGTGAAGGGCGTCAACCTGGACCAAACCGACAACGATTTCTACGCCAAGTTTGCCACCGGCAGCGTCTCCATCCCCTGGCAGAACGAG atgATCGAGACTGAGTGTTTCAAGGACCTCAATGTGTTCGGACCCAACGGGACCCGCTCCCCCGACCTGGACTGGAGGCAACTGCCTGAGCCCCCCAAGCGGAGCCTTCTGCAGAGGCTCTTCCGACGCCAC CCGGCCGAGTACACCATCGGCACCACCATCCACCCTCCCAACGCGGCCGCCGTGAACTCACACCCTCCCGCGGCCAACTCCGCCTGCCGAGCCCCGGCCACGGCACCGGCACCATCCTGA
- the STAR gene encoding steroidogenic acute regulatory protein, mitochondrial, which produces MLPATFKLCAAISYRHLRNMTGLRRQAAVTISQELSKFACHGTGPSTWINQVRRRSSLLSSRLEEKPFSETEMSYVKQGEEALQKSLGILGDQEGWKTETVVDNGDKVLSKVLPDVGKVFRLEVVVDQPLDAVYSELVDNMEQMGDWNPNVKEIKILQKIGKDTVITHEKAAATPGNIVGPRDFVSVRCSKRRGSTCILAGMSTKYGAMPEQEGFIRAENGPTCMVLRPLPGCPSQTKLTWLLSIDLKGWLPKTIINQVLSQTQVDFANHLRGRLAQTAAGSC; this is translated from the exons ATGCTGCCCGCGACGTTCAAGCTCTGCGCCGCCATCTCCTACCGGCACCTGCGCAACATGAccg gtcTGAGAAGACAAGCTGCTGTCACCATCAGCCAGGAGCTGAGCAAGTTTGCCTGCCACGGCACGGGACCCAGCACGTGGATTAACCAGGTTCGAAGAAGAAGCTCCTTGCTCA GCTCGAGGCTGGAGGAGAAGCCCTTCAGCGAGACGGAAATGTCCTACGTCAAGCAAGGAGAGGAAGCCCTCCAGAAATCCCTCGGCATCCTCGGCGACCAGGAGGGCTGGAAGACAGAGACGGTGGTG gaTAATGGAGACAAAGTGCTGAGCAAGGTGCTGCCGGACGTGGGCAAGGTGTTCCGACTCGAGGTGGTGGTGGACCAGCCCCTCGACGCAGTGTACAGCGAGCTGGTGGACAACATGGAGCAGATGGGAGACTGGAATCCCAATGTCAAAGAAATCAAG ATTCTCCAGAAGATTGGAAAGGACACAGTGATCACCCACGAGAAGGCGGCCGCTACCCCCGGTAACATTGTCGGACCACGGGACTTCGTGAGCGTCCGGTGCTCTAAGAGACGTGGCTCCACCTGCATCCTGGCCGGCATGTCCACAAAATATGGAGCTATGCCAGAACAGGAAGGCTTTATAAG AGCTGAGAACGGCCCCACGTGTATGGTCCTGCGCCCGCTGCCCGGCTGTCCTTCGCAAACCAAGCTAACGTGGCTTCTCAGCATTGACCTGAAG GGCTGGCTGCCGAAGACCATCATCAACCAGGTCCTGTCCCAGACGCAGGTCGACTTTGCCAACCACCTTCGGGGGCGCCTGGCCCAGACGGCGGCCGGGAGCTGCTGA
- the ASH2L gene encoding set1/Ash2 histone methyltransferase complex subunit ASH2 isoform X1, translating to MAAAAAAPAAVAGIVPPAAEGAEPPPDPPAAEPPAPPEPGATDTDTGGDAALADVTAALDTESANGKEPLEAAGDNSEVLDAQAGSVDEENGRQLGEIELQCGICTKWFTADTFGIDTTSCLPFMTNYSFHCNVCHHSGNTYFLRKQANLKEMCLSALANLTWQSRTQDEHPKTMFSKDKDIIPFIDKYWECMTTRQRPGKMTWPNNIVKTMCKERDVFLVKEHPDPGSKDPEEDYPKFGLLDQDLANIGPAYDNQKQNNAVSTSGSLNGGASLGGGIAAGGSGKGRGAKRKQQDGGTTGTAKKTRSDPLFSAQRLPPHGYPLEHPFNKDGYRYILAEPDPHAPDPEKLELDCWAGKPIPGDLYRACLYERVLLALHDRAPQLKISDDRLTVIGEKGYSMVRASHGVRKGAWYFEISMDEMPPDTAARLGWSQPLGNLQAPLGYDKFSYSWRSKKGTKFHQSIGKHYSSGYGQGDVLGFYISLPEDTETAKSLPDTYKDKALIKFKSYLYFEEKDFVDKAEKSLKQAPGSQIIFFKNGASQGVAFKDIFEGVYFPAISLYKGCTVSINFGPYFKYPPRDITYRPMSDMGWGAVVEHTLADVLYHVETEVDGRRSPPWEP from the exons atggcggcagcggcggcggcgccaGCAGCGGTGGCCGGGATCGTCCCTCCCGCGGCCGAGGGCGCGGAGCCCCCCCCGGACCCTCCCGCCGCggagcccccggccccgcccgaACCGGGCGCCACCGACACCGACACCGG GGGCGATGCCGCCCTGGCCGATGTCACCGCAGCGCTGGACACCGAGTCTGCCAACGGGAAGGAGCCCCTG GAGGCCGCTGGGGACAACTCTGAAGTCTTGGATGCTCAGGCAGGCTCAGTGGATGAAGAGAACGGACGGCAGCTTGGAGAGATAGAGCTGCAGTGTGGAATTTGTACCAAATGGTTCACAGCAGACACCTTTGGCATTGATACCAC GTCATGCCTGCCTTTTATGACCAACTACAGTTTCCATTGCAACGTTTGCCATCACAGCGGGAACACgtatttcttaagaaaacaagCAA atctCAAGGAAATGTGCCTTAGTGCTCTGGCCAACTTAACGTGGCAGTCAAGGACACAAGATGAGCACCCAAAAACTATGTTCTCAAAAGATAAG gatattATCCCATTTATTGATAAATACTGGGAGTGTATGACAACGCGACAGAGACCTGGGAAAATGACTTGGCCTAACAATATTGTTAAAACTATG TGTAAAGAAAGAGATGTGTTCTTGGTGAAAGAGCATCCGGACCCAGGGAGTAAAGACCCAGAAGAAGATTACCCCAAGTTTGGCCTTCTCGACCAA GATCTTGCCAATATTGGTCCTGCATATGATAACCAGAAACAGAACAACGCGGTATCCACAAGCGGAAGCTTAAATG GTGGAGCCTCTTTGGGAG GGGGAATtgctgcaggaggcagtggGAAGGGACGGGGAGCGAAGCGCAAGCAGCAAGATGGAGGGACCACAGGAACAGCCAAGAAAACCAGAAG TGACCCGTTGTTTTCTGCTCAGCGCTTACCACCCCACGGTTATCCCTTGGAACACCCCTTTAATAAAGATGGATATCGTTACATCTTGGCTGAGCCTGACCCCCACGCACCTGACCCAGAAAAATTGGAGCTAGACTGTTGGGCAGGAAAGCCTATTCCTGGGGACCTCTACAGAGCCTGCCTGTATGAACGAGTCCTCCTAGCACTGCACGACCGAG CTCCTCAGCTAAAGATCTCTGACGACAGGCTGACTGTTATTGGCGAGAAGGGCTATTCCATGGTACGAGCCTCCCATGGAGTGCGGAAAGGAGCGTGGTACTTTGAAATATCCATGGACGAGATGCCTCCAGACACAGCTGCCAGATTAGGCTGGTCACAGCCACTAG GGAACCTCCAGGCGCCTCTGGGATACGACAAGTTCAGCTACTCCTGGCGCAGCAAAAAGGGAACAAAGTTTCACCAGTCGATAGGGAAACACTATTCATCTGGCTACGGACAGggtgatgtactgggattttACATCAGTCTTCCAGAAGATACCGAGACCGCCAAATCGCTGCCTGACACTTACAAAGATAAG GCTCTGATTAAATTCAAAAGCTACTTGTACTTTGAAGAGAAGGACTTTGTGGACAAAGCAGAGAAGAGCCTAAAGCAAGCACCTGGAAGCCAG ataaTATTCTTCAAGAATGGTGCCAGCCAAGGAGTTGCCTTTAAAGATATCTTTGAGGGGGTTTATTTTCCCGCTATTTCTTTGTACAAAGGCTGCACG GTTTCTATAAACTTTGGGCCATATTTCAAGTATCCACCTAGAGATATCACTTACCGTCCG ATGAGTGACATGGGCTGGGGTGCTGTTGTAGAACACACGCTGGCAGATGTGCTCTATCATGTGGAGACAGAAGTTGATGGAAGACGAAGTCCGCCCTGGGAGCCATAA
- the ASH2L gene encoding set1/Ash2 histone methyltransferase complex subunit ASH2 isoform X2, whose translation MAAAAAAPAAVAGIVPPAAEGAEPPPDPPAAEPPAPPEPGATDTDTGGDAALADVTAALDTESANGKEPLEAAGDNSEVLDAQAGSVDEENGRQLGEIELQCGICTKWFTADTFGIDTTSCLPFMTNYSFHCNVCHHSGNTYFLRKQANLKEMCLSALANLTWQSRTQDEHPKTMFSKDKDIIPFIDKYWECMTTRQRPGKMTWPNNIVKTMCKERDVFLVKEHPDPGSKDPEEDYPKFGLLDQDLANIGPAYDNQKQNNAVSTSGSLNGGIAAGGSGKGRGAKRKQQDGGTTGTAKKTRSDPLFSAQRLPPHGYPLEHPFNKDGYRYILAEPDPHAPDPEKLELDCWAGKPIPGDLYRACLYERVLLALHDRAPQLKISDDRLTVIGEKGYSMVRASHGVRKGAWYFEISMDEMPPDTAARLGWSQPLGNLQAPLGYDKFSYSWRSKKGTKFHQSIGKHYSSGYGQGDVLGFYISLPEDTETAKSLPDTYKDKALIKFKSYLYFEEKDFVDKAEKSLKQAPGSQIIFFKNGASQGVAFKDIFEGVYFPAISLYKGCTVSINFGPYFKYPPRDITYRPMSDMGWGAVVEHTLADVLYHVETEVDGRRSPPWEP comes from the exons atggcggcagcggcggcggcgccaGCAGCGGTGGCCGGGATCGTCCCTCCCGCGGCCGAGGGCGCGGAGCCCCCCCCGGACCCTCCCGCCGCggagcccccggccccgcccgaACCGGGCGCCACCGACACCGACACCGG GGGCGATGCCGCCCTGGCCGATGTCACCGCAGCGCTGGACACCGAGTCTGCCAACGGGAAGGAGCCCCTG GAGGCCGCTGGGGACAACTCTGAAGTCTTGGATGCTCAGGCAGGCTCAGTGGATGAAGAGAACGGACGGCAGCTTGGAGAGATAGAGCTGCAGTGTGGAATTTGTACCAAATGGTTCACAGCAGACACCTTTGGCATTGATACCAC GTCATGCCTGCCTTTTATGACCAACTACAGTTTCCATTGCAACGTTTGCCATCACAGCGGGAACACgtatttcttaagaaaacaagCAA atctCAAGGAAATGTGCCTTAGTGCTCTGGCCAACTTAACGTGGCAGTCAAGGACACAAGATGAGCACCCAAAAACTATGTTCTCAAAAGATAAG gatattATCCCATTTATTGATAAATACTGGGAGTGTATGACAACGCGACAGAGACCTGGGAAAATGACTTGGCCTAACAATATTGTTAAAACTATG TGTAAAGAAAGAGATGTGTTCTTGGTGAAAGAGCATCCGGACCCAGGGAGTAAAGACCCAGAAGAAGATTACCCCAAGTTTGGCCTTCTCGACCAA GATCTTGCCAATATTGGTCCTGCATATGATAACCAGAAACAGAACAACGCGGTATCCACAAGCGGAAGCTTAAATG GGGGAATtgctgcaggaggcagtggGAAGGGACGGGGAGCGAAGCGCAAGCAGCAAGATGGAGGGACCACAGGAACAGCCAAGAAAACCAGAAG TGACCCGTTGTTTTCTGCTCAGCGCTTACCACCCCACGGTTATCCCTTGGAACACCCCTTTAATAAAGATGGATATCGTTACATCTTGGCTGAGCCTGACCCCCACGCACCTGACCCAGAAAAATTGGAGCTAGACTGTTGGGCAGGAAAGCCTATTCCTGGGGACCTCTACAGAGCCTGCCTGTATGAACGAGTCCTCCTAGCACTGCACGACCGAG CTCCTCAGCTAAAGATCTCTGACGACAGGCTGACTGTTATTGGCGAGAAGGGCTATTCCATGGTACGAGCCTCCCATGGAGTGCGGAAAGGAGCGTGGTACTTTGAAATATCCATGGACGAGATGCCTCCAGACACAGCTGCCAGATTAGGCTGGTCACAGCCACTAG GGAACCTCCAGGCGCCTCTGGGATACGACAAGTTCAGCTACTCCTGGCGCAGCAAAAAGGGAACAAAGTTTCACCAGTCGATAGGGAAACACTATTCATCTGGCTACGGACAGggtgatgtactgggattttACATCAGTCTTCCAGAAGATACCGAGACCGCCAAATCGCTGCCTGACACTTACAAAGATAAG GCTCTGATTAAATTCAAAAGCTACTTGTACTTTGAAGAGAAGGACTTTGTGGACAAAGCAGAGAAGAGCCTAAAGCAAGCACCTGGAAGCCAG ataaTATTCTTCAAGAATGGTGCCAGCCAAGGAGTTGCCTTTAAAGATATCTTTGAGGGGGTTTATTTTCCCGCTATTTCTTTGTACAAAGGCTGCACG GTTTCTATAAACTTTGGGCCATATTTCAAGTATCCACCTAGAGATATCACTTACCGTCCG ATGAGTGACATGGGCTGGGGTGCTGTTGTAGAACACACGCTGGCAGATGTGCTCTATCATGTGGAGACAGAAGTTGATGGAAGACGAAGTCCGCCCTGGGAGCCATAA
- the NODAL gene encoding nodal homolog, which yields MRAPLRSAPALLLCALAVLRLGCAPTRAPTRAPTRAAPRAPPRCPPLMLQLLRAPPAPLRAAAAAALSLSPHGSLQNGSRWALSFDMSSLSSSQEVNLAELRVRLPGLSPSRDVSLDIYHSQRRRCQEGGTCAHQLFLGTVAGSPSSTQASWKVFEVTSLLRSWLHQAVAPGHRGPMGRERWEASGLATATTHLPTSSDAGHGEPALPQDVMDRVLLLIFSRDKSPGDHSLIRTAETSKHVMRDSDSQGMGTRRHRRNRKEKQRIKVSDAATAVPGEEGRSLCRRVDMMVDFEQTGWGSWIVYPKKYNAYRCEGQCPSPVDETFKPTNHAYIQSLLQLYKPNQVPCPACSPIRMSPLSMLYYEKGEIVVRHHEDMIIEECGCN from the exons ATGCGGGCCCCGCTGCGCTCCGCGCCCGCGCTGCTGCTCTGCGCCCTCGCCGTGCTCCGCCTGGGCTGCGCCCCGACCCGCGCCCCGACCCGCGCCCCCacccgcgccgcgccccgcgccccgccgcgctgcccCCCGCTGATGCTACAGCTGCTCCgcgcccctcccgccccgctccgcgccgccgccgccgctgccctcagcctctcccCGCACG GCTCCCTGCAGAACGGCTCCCGCTGGGCACTCTCCTTCGACATGTCCTCCCtctccagcagccaggaggtGAATCTGGCCGAGCTCCGTGTCCGCCTGCCCGGTCTCTCTCCATCCCGCGATGTCTCCCTGGACATCTACCACAGCCAGCGGCGGAGGTGCCAGGAGGGCGGGACCTGTGCCCACCAGCTCTTCCTAGGCACTGTGGCTGGCAGCCCCTCTTCCACCCAGGCCTCCTGGAAAGTCTTTGAGGTCACCAGCCTGCTCCGGTCCTGGCTCCACCAAGCTGTGGCCCCTGGGCACCGTGGTCCCATGGGAAGGGAGCGGTGGGAGGCAAGCGGGTTGGCCACTGCCACGACACACTTGCCCACCTCGAGTGACGCTGGACACGGGgagcctgccctgccccaggatGTGATGGACAGAGTCCTGCTGCTCATCTTCTCCAGGGACAAGTCTCCGGGAGACCACAGCCTCATCAGGACAGCAGAGACCTCCAAACACGTCATGCGTGACAGCGACTCCCAGGGCATGGGGACCCGCCGGCATCGCAGGAAcaggaaggagaagcaaaggaTCAAAGTGAGCGATGCTGCCACTGCCGTccctggggaggagggcaggtCCTTGTGCAGGAGGGTGGACATGATGGTGGATTTCGAGCAGacaggctggggcagctggaTCGTCTACCCCAAAAAATACAATGCCTACCGGTGCGAAGGGCAGTGTCCGTCGCCTGTGGACGAGACCTTCAAGCCTACCAACCATGCCTACATACAG AGTTTGCTGCAGCTCTACAAGCCCAACCAGGTGCCCTGCCCCGCCTGCTCCCCGATCAGGATGAGTCCCCTGTCCATGCTCTACTATGAGAAGGGCGAAATCGTCGTCCGCCACCACGAGGACATGATCATCGAGGAGTGCGGCTGCAACTGA